One stretch of Priestia megaterium DNA includes these proteins:
- the nusB gene encoding transcription antitermination factor NusB, producing the protein MKRHTARQKALQALFQHDLGQTEPMEAIGNVVQNEKSDQFLESLVLGVVEHQQEIDELLRNHLEKWTLDRVATVDRVILRIAVYEMKYEEEIPTSVTLNEAIELAKTFGDDQSSKFINGVLSKVLTTLSK; encoded by the coding sequence ATGAAAAGACATACAGCACGCCAAAAAGCACTACAAGCACTATTTCAGCATGATTTAGGGCAGACCGAGCCAATGGAGGCAATCGGAAATGTTGTACAAAATGAAAAGTCTGATCAATTTTTAGAAAGTCTCGTGCTAGGTGTGGTTGAACATCAGCAAGAAATTGATGAACTTTTACGCAATCATTTAGAAAAATGGACGTTAGATCGTGTAGCTACTGTAGACCGCGTTATCCTACGTATTGCCGTATACGAAATGAAGTATGAAGAAGAAATTCCTACGAGCGTTACGTTAAATGAAGCGATTGAATTAGCGAAAACGTTTGGCGATGATCAATCAAGCAAGTTTATCAATGGCGTATTGTCTAAAGTGTTAACAACTTTATCTAAATAA
- a CDS encoding Asp23/Gls24 family envelope stress response protein translates to MNENHVLEMEEHPNSLGKVEIAPEVIEVIAGIAASEVEGVSAMRGNFAAGVVEKLGKKNHGKGVKVDLTENGIKVDVFCMMKFGVSIPNVAQQVQDNIRQALKNMTAIDLDEVNIHIVGIQFDTQKTDIEEVE, encoded by the coding sequence ATGAATGAAAATCATGTATTAGAAATGGAAGAACACCCAAATTCTCTTGGCAAAGTAGAAATTGCTCCTGAGGTTATTGAAGTCATTGCGGGTATTGCTGCTTCTGAAGTAGAAGGCGTTTCTGCAATGAGAGGAAATTTTGCAGCTGGCGTTGTGGAGAAACTAGGAAAGAAAAACCACGGTAAAGGTGTAAAAGTGGACTTAACAGAAAACGGGATAAAAGTAGACGTATTTTGTATGATGAAGTTTGGGGTGTCTATTCCAAACGTAGCGCAACAAGTACAAGATAACATTCGTCAAGCCCTTAAAAATATGACAGCTATTGATCTCGATGAAGTAAACATTCATATCGTAGGGATTCAGTTTGATACGCAAAAAACTGATATTGAAGAAGTTGAATAA
- the accC gene encoding acetyl-CoA carboxylase biotin carboxylase subunit, translated as MIKKLLIANRGEIAVRIIRACKELGVESVAVHSQADRDSLHVQLADEAYCIGPTSSKDSYLNFTNIMSVAMLTGCDAIHPGYGFLAENADFAELCRECNVTFVGPSPEAINKMGTKDVARETMREAGVPIVPGSTGIVESVEDGMSIANDIGYPVIIKATAGGGGKGIRVAKNEQELIKGITITQQEAATAFGNPGVYIEKFIEDFRHVEIQVLADSHGNTVHLGERDCSIQRRLQKLIEETPSPALDEKTRELMGDAAVKAAQAVNYTGAGTVEFIYDYRENKFYFMEMNTRIQVEHPVTEMVTGVDLIKEQIKVANGETLPFTQEEVTFNGWAIECRINAENPEKNFMPSPGTIQMYLPPGGYGVRVDSAAYPGYAIPPYYDSMVAKLIVHAPTREEAIERMKRALDEFVIDGVATTIPFHQKLLNHEKFVSGEFNTKFLELYDVMNS; from the coding sequence ATGATTAAAAAGCTATTAATTGCGAATCGAGGAGAAATTGCGGTTCGAATTATTCGAGCGTGTAAAGAGTTAGGTGTAGAATCAGTAGCTGTTCATTCTCAAGCTGATCGCGATTCTTTGCATGTACAATTAGCAGACGAAGCGTATTGTATTGGACCAACGTCATCTAAAGACAGCTATTTAAACTTTACAAACATTATGAGCGTTGCGATGCTAACGGGCTGTGACGCCATTCACCCTGGATACGGCTTTTTAGCTGAAAACGCTGATTTTGCAGAGCTATGCAGAGAGTGTAACGTTACATTTGTAGGACCAAGTCCTGAAGCCATTAACAAAATGGGAACAAAAGACGTAGCGAGAGAAACGATGCGTGAAGCGGGTGTCCCAATTGTTCCTGGTTCAACTGGAATTGTAGAGTCAGTGGAAGACGGTATGTCAATCGCTAATGATATTGGCTATCCTGTTATTATTAAAGCAACGGCAGGAGGCGGAGGAAAAGGAATCCGCGTTGCGAAAAATGAACAAGAGCTTATCAAAGGTATTACAATTACACAGCAAGAAGCTGCTACAGCTTTCGGTAACCCTGGTGTGTACATTGAAAAGTTCATTGAGGATTTCCGTCACGTTGAGATCCAAGTGTTGGCTGATTCTCATGGAAATACTGTACATTTAGGAGAGCGTGATTGCTCGATTCAACGCCGTCTTCAAAAATTAATTGAAGAAACGCCTTCTCCAGCGTTAGACGAAAAAACGCGTGAATTAATGGGCGATGCTGCTGTTAAAGCCGCTCAAGCCGTTAATTACACAGGAGCCGGAACAGTGGAATTCATTTATGATTACCGTGAAAACAAATTTTACTTCATGGAAATGAATACGCGTATCCAAGTAGAACACCCTGTTACAGAGATGGTGACAGGAGTTGACTTAATTAAAGAACAAATCAAAGTTGCAAATGGTGAAACTTTACCGTTTACGCAAGAAGAAGTGACATTTAACGGATGGGCAATTGAGTGCCGAATCAACGCAGAAAACCCAGAGAAAAACTTTATGCCATCACCAGGTACGATTCAAATGTACTTGCCGCCAGGTGGCTACGGAGTGCGCGTAGACTCTGCTGCATACCCGGGCTATGCAATCCCACCTTACTATGATTCAATGGTGGCTAAATTGATTGTTCATGCGCCAACTCGTGAGGAAGCTATTGAACGAATGAAGCGCGCGTTAGATGAATTTGTTATCGACGGCGTTGCGACCACTATTCCTTTTCACCAAAAACTATTAAATCATGAAAAATTTGTTAGCGGTGAATTTAACACGAAGTTTCTTGAGCTATATGACGTAATGAATTCTTAG
- the accB gene encoding acetyl-CoA carboxylase biotin carboxyl carrier protein: MLKIQEIREIIKLVDQSSIEEFTYEHEGSKIKMKKKDAIVSKQAQQVVVSAPEQAAAPAPQAAAAPAPAPAAQSAQPKEEQAAPAVDESLHKITSPMVGTFYASSSPESDVYVTPGDKVQKDSVVCIVEAMKLFNEIEAEVKGEIVDVLVENGQLVEYGQPLFLVKPE, from the coding sequence ATGTTAAAAATTCAAGAGATCCGTGAGATCATTAAACTAGTTGATCAATCATCAATCGAGGAGTTCACCTATGAGCACGAAGGCTCCAAAATCAAGATGAAGAAAAAAGACGCAATTGTTTCCAAACAAGCGCAGCAAGTAGTGGTTTCGGCACCTGAACAAGCGGCAGCACCTGCACCGCAGGCAGCAGCGGCTCCAGCGCCAGCCCCAGCAGCACAGTCTGCTCAACCAAAAGAAGAACAAGCGGCCCCAGCGGTTGATGAAAGTTTACATAAAATCACATCTCCGATGGTAGGGACATTCTATGCGTCATCATCGCCAGAATCAGATGTATACGTAACTCCTGGAGATAAAGTACAAAAAGATTCGGTTGTATGTATCGTAGAAGCAATGAAATTATTTAATGAAATCGAAGCAGAAGTTAAAGGTGAAATCGTTGACGTATTAGTTGAAAATGGACAACTTGTAGAATACGGTCAACCTCTTTTCTTAGTAAAGCCTGAATAA
- a CDS encoding SpoIIIAH-like family protein: protein MNMLLKKQTVWLLTMLSLVVVLSVYYMTTPENPQSNVALVDNEKQSEKQADDKAPAEDTKQQADEKSGTKEDSKTEGSAEDVKKETAKNAKESAVVSSTDSDELFTALRLELNDERSQLKEEYQEVAASKNVTPAEVSKAMDKIDELSKLGEKEATLETLIKAKGYSDALVRADGKQVQITVKTEKHSKTKANQIIQLVKKEMGPKEVAVEFQPTK, encoded by the coding sequence ATGAATATGTTATTAAAAAAGCAAACGGTTTGGTTATTAACAATGTTAAGTTTAGTTGTTGTGTTATCGGTGTACTATATGACAACGCCAGAAAATCCTCAGAGTAATGTTGCGCTAGTAGACAATGAAAAACAAAGCGAAAAGCAGGCTGATGACAAGGCTCCTGCAGAAGATACAAAACAACAGGCAGATGAGAAATCGGGAACAAAAGAAGATTCAAAAACTGAAGGCTCAGCAGAAGATGTAAAGAAGGAAACGGCTAAAAATGCAAAAGAATCAGCGGTTGTATCAAGCACAGATAGCGACGAGCTATTTACGGCGCTTCGTTTGGAATTAAATGATGAAAGAAGTCAATTAAAAGAAGAGTATCAAGAAGTAGCTGCATCAAAAAATGTGACGCCTGCGGAAGTAAGCAAGGCGATGGATAAAATTGATGAATTATCAAAGCTCGGGGAAAAAGAAGCCACGCTGGAAACATTAATTAAAGCAAAAGGATACAGTGACGCGCTAGTAAGAGCAGACGGAAAGCAAGTACAAATTACGGTTAAGACAGAAAAACACTCGAAAACAAAAGCAAATCAAATCATTCAGCTAGTCAAAAAAGAAATGGGACCAAAAGAAGTAGCGGTAGAGTTTCAGCCAACTAAATAA
- the spoIIIAG gene encoding stage III sporulation protein AG has translation MSQKPEKGDPSFFQRFFSLKQSSTTKKPSKLMYIGILLAAGVIFMVFSNSLTTSMNSGGLLKSASKETSAPPVSQDVPAFSSKKTTTMTGYEERYEEELKDILDQVRGVSKVKVIVNLDATESKIYEKNSVTKSQTTNETDREGGTRKVEDSSTDEQLVIVRSGEQEKPVVVKTEKPKVRGVLVVAKGADNIEVKKSIIEAVTRALDIPSHRVAVLAKKG, from the coding sequence ATGAGTCAAAAGCCAGAAAAAGGTGACCCATCATTTTTTCAGCGGTTCTTTTCACTTAAACAGTCATCAACTACGAAGAAACCTTCAAAGTTAATGTATATAGGCATTTTACTAGCTGCAGGCGTTATCTTTATGGTATTTAGCAACTCACTCACAACATCTATGAATTCAGGCGGATTATTAAAGAGTGCAAGCAAAGAAACCAGCGCACCACCGGTATCACAGGATGTTCCCGCTTTTAGCTCCAAAAAGACAACAACGATGACAGGTTATGAAGAGCGGTATGAGGAAGAATTGAAAGATATTTTGGATCAAGTTAGAGGCGTAAGTAAGGTAAAAGTAATTGTGAACCTAGATGCAACAGAATCCAAAATATATGAAAAAAACAGCGTCACAAAATCGCAAACGACCAACGAAACGGACCGTGAAGGAGGGACTCGTAAAGTTGAAGATTCCTCAACAGATGAACAGCTGGTCATTGTAAGAAGTGGAGAACAAGAAAAGCCTGTTGTAGTTAAAACCGAAAAGCCAAAAGTAAGAGGTGTGTTAGTTGTCGCTAAAGGAGCTGATAATATCGAGGTAAAGAAATCTATTATTGAAGCCGTGACAAGAGCGCTCGATATACCAAGTCATAGAGTAGCAGTATTAGCGAAAAAAGGATGA
- the spoIIIAF gene encoding stage III sporulation protein AF, with protein sequence MKKLQALTTWITNIVLFILLATIINLLLPNSSFQKYTKLVVGLLLMLIIITPVFQIFKVDVNQMLKSLSLSSIRSDHQVENSIENQKKEIQASQRAYILEQMAVQMEADVKEELMDQYGVAIDRIHIETKKPNDEPTADNIKSISVAVSKKASDESEVVSAVKVISIDTSTPIETNKPTESKKLSNYLAAKWDVKQGQVVVNMEEGDTK encoded by the coding sequence GTGAAGAAATTGCAGGCCTTAACGACGTGGATTACTAATATCGTTCTTTTTATCTTATTAGCTACCATTATTAATTTACTGTTGCCCAATTCTAGTTTTCAAAAATATACAAAGCTGGTGGTTGGACTTCTTTTAATGCTGATTATTATTACACCCGTTTTTCAAATTTTTAAAGTAGATGTTAATCAAATGCTGAAATCACTTAGCTTATCATCTATTCGATCCGATCACCAGGTAGAAAATTCAATAGAAAATCAGAAAAAAGAAATACAAGCTTCACAACGTGCATATATTTTAGAACAAATGGCTGTCCAAATGGAGGCAGATGTAAAAGAGGAGTTGATGGATCAGTATGGTGTAGCAATTGATCGAATTCACATTGAAACAAAAAAGCCGAACGACGAACCTACCGCTGATAATATTAAATCCATTTCAGTTGCCGTAAGTAAAAAAGCATCGGATGAGTCCGAGGTTGTTTCAGCTGTGAAAGTTATTTCTATTGATACCTCCACACCGATCGAAACAAACAAACCAACAGAATCCAAGAAATTATCCAACTATTTAGCAGCAAAATGGGATGTAAAACAAGGCCAAGTTGTTGTGAATATGGAGGAGGGAGACACGAAATGA
- the spoIIIAE gene encoding stage III sporulation protein AE: MKRWTFKVNILALLLFLFFFFPENVQASEPPKQQELVNEQIDKLGINEVKQFWDDIITQYGGFLPESQKGSLVDFLKGEKEFSLKEWLGGLVKFLFHEVLANGKLLGTLIMLTVFSVFLQTLQSAFNQQTVSKVAYALVYMVLIIIALNSFQIAISYATGAIETMTKFILALVPLLLALMASSGGVVSAAFFHPMILFLMNTSGLLIQYVVMPLLFLSALLSIVSTISDEHKVTQLAQLLRNISIGVLGIFLTVFLGVLSVQGATSAVADGITIRTAKFVTGNFIPVVGRVFTDAADTVISASLLLKNSVGIAGVAVLLLIVAFPAIKVLTLAFIYKLAAALLQPIGGGPVISCLSIISKSVIYIFAALAVVSLMFFLCLTVIITASNVTMMVR; encoded by the coding sequence ATGAAGCGGTGGACGTTTAAAGTGAATATACTCGCTCTTCTTTTGTTCCTCTTTTTTTTCTTTCCAGAAAATGTACAAGCTTCCGAACCCCCGAAGCAGCAAGAACTTGTCAATGAACAAATTGATAAGCTCGGTATCAATGAAGTCAAACAATTTTGGGACGATATTATTACCCAATACGGCGGCTTTTTACCCGAGAGTCAGAAGGGAAGTTTAGTCGATTTTTTAAAAGGAGAAAAAGAGTTCTCTCTTAAAGAATGGCTAGGAGGTCTTGTAAAGTTTTTATTTCATGAAGTATTAGCGAATGGAAAGCTCCTCGGTACGCTCATTATGCTAACGGTTTTTAGCGTGTTTTTGCAAACGCTCCAAAGTGCGTTTAATCAGCAGACCGTAAGTAAAGTAGCATATGCGCTTGTATATATGGTTTTGATCATCATTGCTCTTAATAGTTTTCAAATTGCTATCTCTTATGCAACGGGAGCGATTGAGACCATGACCAAATTCATTTTAGCTCTAGTGCCGCTGCTGCTTGCCTTAATGGCATCATCAGGAGGAGTTGTATCGGCAGCCTTTTTTCATCCGATGATTTTGTTTTTAATGAACACAAGCGGTTTGCTTATTCAATACGTAGTGATGCCGTTACTCTTTCTTTCAGCACTGCTTAGCATTGTGAGTACGATTTCAGATGAGCATAAGGTTACACAACTTGCTCAGCTGTTGAGAAATATAAGCATTGGCGTGCTTGGAATATTCCTAACTGTTTTTTTAGGAGTGCTATCCGTTCAAGGGGCCACGTCAGCTGTTGCCGACGGTATTACGATTCGAACGGCAAAGTTTGTCACAGGGAACTTTATACCTGTTGTAGGGCGTGTGTTCACGGATGCGGCTGATACAGTCATCAGTGCCTCGCTTCTATTAAAGAATTCAGTAGGGATTGCTGGAGTAGCAGTCTTACTGTTAATCGTCGCGTTTCCGGCTATTAAAGTGTTAACGCTCGCTTTTATCTATAAGCTAGCAGCAGCTCTTCTTCAACCCATTGGAGGAGGACCGGTTATTTCCTGCTTGAGCATTATCAGCAAAAGCGTCATCTATATTTTTGCGGCGCTTGCGGTTGTCTCGCTTATGTTTTTCTTATGTTTAACGGTCATCATTACAGCGAGCAACGTCACAATGATGGTGAGGTGA
- the spoIIIAD gene encoding stage III sporulation protein AD — MLQIVGLGLVATFLALILKEHKSPIAFLLVVFVGSVIFLFLIDQIYEIIKMVERLSINAHVNMIYVETILKIIGIAYIAEFGAQITKDAGQGAIASKIELGGKVLILSMAIPILTVIIETIISMLPN, encoded by the coding sequence ATGCTTCAAATTGTGGGCTTAGGATTAGTAGCTACGTTTTTGGCTCTTATTTTAAAAGAACATAAATCACCTATTGCTTTTTTACTTGTTGTATTTGTGGGATCCGTGATCTTTCTTTTTTTAATTGATCAAATCTACGAGATTATTAAGATGGTCGAGCGGCTGTCGATTAATGCCCACGTTAACATGATTTATGTGGAAACCATTTTGAAAATTATTGGTATCGCCTATATCGCCGAATTTGGTGCTCAAATTACGAAAGATGCAGGGCAAGGTGCCATTGCTTCTAAAATTGAATTAGGTGGAAAAGTGCTGATTCTCTCCATGGCAATTCCTATTTTAACGGTCATTATTGAAACGATTATTTCAATGCTGCCCAATTAA
- the spoIIIAC gene encoding stage III sporulation protein AC, protein MGIDMNTIFQIAGIGIVVAFLVTVLEQMGKKDYANWVTLIGFIYILFMVASIVEDLFQKIKSVFLFQG, encoded by the coding sequence GTGGGAATTGATATGAACACCATTTTTCAGATTGCTGGGATTGGTATCGTCGTAGCTTTTTTAGTCACCGTACTCGAACAGATGGGAAAAAAAGATTACGCGAACTGGGTTACCCTCATCGGTTTTATTTATATTTTATTTATGGTTGCTTCGATTGTAGAGGACTTATTTCAAAAAATCAAATCGGTTTTTTTATTTCAAGGGTAG
- the spoIIIAB gene encoding stage III sporulation protein SpoIIIAB, which translates to MKLFGAIFILFASTYTGFEFAKQLSARPRQLRQLKTALRSLEAEIMYSNRPLQEVAHLLSLQLPNPLASLFNEFSMKLKEGTESVKEAWEKTLDQFWKQTALKTGELEILKQFGETLGQHDRYSQQKHILLTLNHLEREEQDAVDKQNRYEKMVKSLGFLSGLLLVILLM; encoded by the coding sequence TGTTTGGTGCCATCTTTATCTTATTTGCTTCCACTTACACAGGTTTTGAGTTTGCAAAGCAGCTTAGTGCAAGACCTAGGCAGCTCAGGCAATTAAAAACGGCTCTGCGGTCGTTAGAAGCGGAAATTATGTACAGCAATCGGCCTCTTCAAGAAGTTGCTCATTTGTTATCTCTACAGCTTCCTAATCCTTTGGCCTCTTTATTTAATGAGTTTTCAATGAAATTAAAAGAAGGTACTGAAAGTGTCAAGGAAGCTTGGGAAAAGACGTTAGACCAATTTTGGAAACAAACCGCACTTAAAACGGGAGAACTAGAAATCTTAAAACAATTTGGTGAAACGCTTGGTCAGCATGATCGTTATTCGCAGCAAAAGCATATCTTACTGACGCTGAATCATCTTGAACGCGAAGAACAAGATGCAGTTGATAAGCAGAATCGCTATGAAAAAATGGTTAAAAGTTTAGGCTTTCTATCTGGGTTGCTACTGGTCATTCTATTGATGTAG